The proteins below come from a single Xiphophorus couchianus chromosome 20, X_couchianus-1.0, whole genome shotgun sequence genomic window:
- the LOC114134885 gene encoding rac GTPase-activating protein 1-like, with translation MEKSLVNLFNQFQSLQAHLDALNENIEPQFLQMAVNFEDCRKKWLLAGEELVSCKEVLAKVETERGALEVKLKHARNQVDVEIRRRQKAEAVYEKLERQLQLIREMLIAENNGSSVHLSEEQRSALAFLSTHSQAAQGTKTNLNSSRRLTRVEESTSLLSDISYDQTDDSLDWDSSVMKNVRLRKRPKRRSSRKLTDGPSQALKKPRSTGCPSERNNESIVAKTTITLPASGGVEAVSTIETVPYWTRSRRRSAMADTTTTDHSESASEAPSTPVSETPVQFQTPRIKGGKKHHFIQKTVIKSEFCAPCGRRTKFGKTYLRCQDCRTVTHPECRDNCPLPCNPSALETPVRGTESTLADFAPATSPRIPALVIYCIKEIERRGLHEVGLYRISGHEHQVKELKEKLIRGKTLPSLNKVEDINVITGVLKDFLRNLPEPLLTFRLNKVFMEAAEIQDDDNSLALLYRAISELPPPNRDTLACLMIHLHKVSQSADTKMDVSNLARVFGPTLVGHAVPDPDPMTILHDTSRQPRIVERLLSIPGSYWSRFAHPDNVDMETPQNTDTPSQKVSILGPVTTPEHQMLSKTPSSSSLSQRVMQTLTNTTIFGSKSKATSASNHQGSFFASPQLK, from the exons AGTTCCTCCAGATGGCAGTGAACTTTGAAGACTGTCGTAAGAAGTGGCTGTTGGCGGGTGAAGAGCTGGTTTCCTGCAAAGAAGTATTGGCCAAAGTGGAAACGGAGAGGGGGGCACTGGAGGTCAAACTAAAACACGCGCGAAACCAGGTGGACGTGGAGATCCGTCGACGACAGAAGGCAGAGGCCGTCTATGAGAAACTA GAGCGGCAGCTACAGCTGATCCGGGAGATGCTGATCGCAGAGAATAATGGCAGCAGCGTTCACCTTAGTGAGGAGCAGCGGTCAGCCCTGGCCTTTCTCAGCACCCATTCGCAGGCAGCACAAGGCACCAAAACCAACCTCAACTCCAGCCGAAG ACTAACTAGAGTTGAGGAATCAACATCTTTGCTGTCAGATATCAGCTATGACCAAACGGATGACTCTCTG GACTGGGATTCTTCTGTGATGAAGAATGTGAGACTCCGCAAACGGCCGAAACGA CGTTCCTCTAGAAAACTCACAGACGGTCCTTCACAAGCATTGAAGAAGCCCCGCTCCACAGGCTGTCCATCAGAAAGA AATAATGAGTCTATCGTGGCCAAAACGACGATCACTCTGCCTGCGAGCGGAGGCGTTGAGGCGGTCTCCACCATTGAGACGGTGCCTTACTGGACCCGCAGCAGGAGAAGGAGTG CGATGGCTGACACAACCACCACTGACCACTCTGAGTCTGCCAGTGAAGCCCCCAGCACGCCGGTCTCCGAAACCCCAGTTCAGTTCCAGACTCCTCGAATTAAAGGAGGGAAGAAGCACCACTTCATCCAAAAAACG GTGATCAAGTCTGAGTTCTGTGCACCTTGTGGAAGAAGAACAAAATTCGGCAAGACTTATCTTCGCTGCCAGGACTGCAGGACTGTGACCCATCCAGAGTGCCGGGATAACTGCCCCCTGCCGTGTAATCCCTCGGCTCTGGAAACGCCCGTCAGGGGAACAGAG AGTACACTGGCTGACTTTGCTCCAGCAACATCCCCGAGGATCCCGGCCTTGGTCATCTACTGCATTAAAGAGATTGAACGCAGAGGCCTTCATGAG GTTGGCCTTTACAGAATCTCTGGCCATGAGCACCAGGTGAAGGAGCTAAAGGAGAAGCTGATCCGAGGCAAAACTTTGCCTTCTCTTAATAAAGTCGAGGACATCAATGTCATCACCGGTGTCCTCAAAGACTTCTTAAGAAATCTACCCGAGCCACTTCTCACTTTCCGCCTCAACAAAGTCTTCATGGAAGCAGCCG AGATACAAGATGATGACAACAGCCTCGCCCTGTTGTATCGGGCCATCAGTGAGCTTCCCCCACCTAACCGGGACACACTGGCCTGTCTGATGATTCACCTGCACAA AGTGTCTCAGAGTGCGGACACTAAGATGGATGTAAGCAACCTGGCCAGGGTCTTTGGTCCCACGCTGGTGGGTCATGCTGTTCCTGACCCAGACCCCATGACCATCCTGCATGATACCAGCAGACAACCAAGG ATCGTAGAGCGCCTGCTGAGTATTCCTGGGAGCTACTGGAGCCGGTTTGCCCATCCCGATAACGTAGACATGGAGACACCTCAGAACACCGACACTCCAAGCCAAAAAG TGAGCATACTGGGACCAGTGACGACCCCAGAACACCAGATGCTTTCCAAAACACCGTCTTCCAGTTCACTGTCTCAGCGGGTCATGCAGACCCTCACCAATACCACCAT ATTTGGGAGCAAGAGCAAAGCCACGTCAGCCTCCAACCATCAGGGAAGCTTCTTCGCTTCCCCACAGCTGAAGTAA